One Burkholderia pyrrocinia DNA segment encodes these proteins:
- a CDS encoding TetR/AcrR family transcriptional regulator, with protein MNASSGAEVRQHILNIAKPIMLHKGFSAVGLNEILAAAGIPKGSFYHYFGSKEAFGEALLDAYFEGYLAHLDNLLEHRAGTGAERLMTYWGNWLHTQCADDPEGKCLAVKLGAEVADLSEAMRAVLRRGTSAIIERLAGGIEAGLADGSLSAVDDPPHTAAILYELWLGATLLEKIHRNRKPLERAMVETRRMLNLPPAAHDGAQS; from the coding sequence ATGAATGCATCTTCGGGCGCGGAAGTCCGCCAGCACATCCTGAATATCGCGAAGCCGATCATGCTCCACAAGGGGTTCTCGGCGGTCGGCCTGAACGAGATTCTCGCTGCGGCGGGCATCCCGAAGGGCTCGTTCTACCATTACTTCGGCTCGAAAGAGGCATTCGGCGAAGCGCTGCTCGACGCGTATTTCGAAGGCTATCTCGCGCATCTCGACAACCTGCTCGAGCATCGGGCCGGCACGGGCGCCGAGCGCCTGATGACGTACTGGGGCAACTGGCTGCACACGCAATGCGCGGACGATCCGGAAGGCAAGTGCCTCGCGGTGAAGCTCGGCGCGGAAGTGGCGGACCTGTCGGAGGCGATGCGCGCGGTGCTGCGGCGTGGCACGAGCGCGATCATCGAGCGGCTCGCGGGCGGCATCGAGGCAGGGCTCGCCGACGGTTCGCTGAGCGCGGTCGACGATCCGCCGCACACGGCCGCGATCCTTTACGAGTTGTGGCTGGGCGCAACGCTGCTGGAAAAGATTCACCGCAATCGCAAACCGCTCGAAAGGGCGATGGTCGAAACGCGGCGCATGCTGAACCTGCCGCCGGCCGCGCATGATGGAGCGCAGTCGTAA